A window from Branchiostoma floridae strain S238N-H82 chromosome 16, Bfl_VNyyK, whole genome shotgun sequence encodes these proteins:
- the LOC118432821 gene encoding uncharacterized protein LOC118432821 — MVTAIRASLIVFLTLILSETSKAGFPRLHFSGSFLADTSTLNNDPDNFNIDNFDINRDPPCYFDTYPHCNWNPKGTNDFRLVNCSVTKVCYRDGTCTADDPIVGKRITGSDDTVAAKMVDLDPYLYATQLWGLVVGVEGAFQGKFKVSTVRDQWQRCKEDCPMDSGSSGYWSSVLENVTWFNQEDSNKSRKTQTNIDFLTFIHQLKYPREESSPARTLHIKFTVDMMNEDPRTPNFAHGRVIGSISSVDDMAASELGFPEFNRMLWGQGVGIALQGQQILPEMKDYYHAPFYMDRRNKKVVVDLSNSLPTRLNGTLVDRGNLFFLLLHNRSSLQMELGRIKNCGDILNNPDINVGAIGYTADKWLSQDAGIAILDMDRSKNTDEVAMVMVVKEEPPPCQQCQKQCLPILAEHPDGLYIVATENDVFRIPRPNTETEWSLEQDNENDRVSWSLRVVATRFGEPAEGIDFKLQLDKDQEGICEPRDAITVVYDHHKQQQACAKYTTDDKGVAVIEFQADREGLDCSKPGLEKRREQQVDGQLYVYNVTVPGDSSFPPNLRTITHLYCKHESKRQYTWIDDIYPIFQRYDNLYPFIKPLFNLASYKDVIRDSTRKRLLNSLQLPIEDPNHMPVTRDLSPAKRDMILDWLNQANRKYSPRQTETTLCRLRENLQLALRLEWTTVPLYLSAYYSIKDGFNTEVASLLKSIVVEEMHHMSLVANILNAIGGTPVLNDPQVIPTYPGPLPGGCSPDIPIRLAKCSRAQIRDVFMAVDMPECKGQFFDGISIPETIVSLKSSFPSNQTLFSEWDQNCITGPHECKDLLNDASNKCKKKINNYQTDTIGAMYIHKILCPMINLHKSGNLTFSGDTTKQYPSPFCVTDLCTAILVIHQIVGQGEGGDPCSPFYKVQGGKAELSHYYKFAEVVYGKALVEANHDKYDVSHNLQNKQEQQQNCDGSDNKPGHDFFTPCKGHICCPKKYEFAGSPIPFYEDAVWPTLHNSRSSKYPPGSMARKMSDRFNEKYTSLMKCLHEVFNGHPDKMKQCFGLMSSLSAEAKKMVQTPIEPDGDPHVGPNVAPTFEWYPPVN; from the exons ATGGTGACGGCCATTCGAGCGTCGCTCATCGTCTTCCTGACACTGATACTATCGGAAACGTCGAAAGCAG GATTCCCTCGACTGCATTTCTCTGGATCATTCCTCGCCGACACAAGCACCCTCAACAACGACCCTGACAACTTCAACATCGACAACTTCGACATAAACAGGGACCCGCCATGCTATTTTGACACCTACCCACACTGCAACTGGAACCCCAAAGGCACTAATGACTTCCGACTTGTCAACTGTTCAGTCACGAAAGTCTGCTACAGGGACGGAACATGCACAGCAGACGACCCCATCGTGGGGAAGCGAATAACAG GAAGTGACGACACCGTAGCTGCCAAGATGGTGGACCTGGACCCTTACTTGTACGCCACTCAATTGTGGGGTCTTGTTGTCGGGGTAGAGGGCGCTTTTCAAGGCAAGTTTAAGGTCAGTACAGTAAGGGACCAATGGCAACGATGTAAGGAGGACTGTCCAATGGATTCCGGTTCGTCAGGGTACTGGAGTTCTGTGCTTGAGAATGTGACATGGTTTAATCAGGAAGATAGCAACAAGTCGAGGAAAACGCAGACAAATATAGACTTCCTTACATTCATCCACCAACTCAAGTATCCCCGTGAAGAATCCTCTCCAGCAAGAACCTTGCATATAAAGTTTACGGTAGACATGATGAACGAAGATCCGCGAACCCCAAACTTTGCCCATGGACGAGTGATCGGAAGTATATCATCTGTGGACGACATGGCGGCCAGCGAGCTTGGATTCCCCGAGTTTAACAGAATGCTGTGGGGTCAGGGGGTCGGTATTGCCCTACAAGGACAACAGATACTACCTGAGATGAAAGACTACTATCATGCACCATTCTACATGGACCGCAGAAACAAGAAAGTCGTTGTAGACCTCAGCAATAGTTTGCCAACGCGCCTCAACGGCACCCTCGTCGACCGTGGCAACCTGTTCTTTCTCCTCCTCCACAACCGCTCGTCTTTGCAGATGGAACTCGGAAGGATCAAGAACTGCGGCGACATCCTGAACAACCCTGACATCAACGTTGGCGCAATTGGCTATACTGCAGATAAATGGCTATCGCAAGATGCAGGCATCGCCATCTTAGACATGGATAGGAGCAAGAATACGGATGAAGTTGCGATGGTTATGGTTGTTAAAGAAGAGCCTCCTCCCTGTCAACAATGCCAGAAGCAGTGCCTACCGATCCTTGCCGAGCACCCAGATGGTCTGTACATTGTTGCGACAGAAAATGACGTTTTCCGGATCCCTAGGCCAAACACTGAAACAGAATGGTCATTAGAACAAGATAATGAAAATGACCGCGTTTCCTGGTCATTGAGGGTAGTCGCTACAAGGTTTGGCGAACCTGCGGAAGGAATTGACTTCAAACTTCAACTCGATAAAGACCAGGAAGGCATCTGCGAACCTCGTGATGCAATCACCGTTGTCTATGACCACCATAAGCAACAGCAAGCATGTGCCAAATACACTACAGATGACAAAGGGGTCGCAGTTATTGAGTTTCAAGCAGACAGGGAGGGTCTTGATTGCAGCAAACCAGGACTGGAGAAAAGGAGAGAACAGCAGGTGGATGGGCAGTTGTACGTATATAACGTCACCGTACCTGGTGACAGTTCATTTCCCCCGAATCTACGGACGATAACACACTTATATTGCAAACATGAGAGCAAAAGGCAGTATACGTGGATCGATGACATATATCCCATATTTCAGCGATACGATAACCTGTATCCTTTCATAAAGCCCCTCTTCAATCTCGCCTCCTACAAAGACGTCATTCGGGATTCTACAAGGAAGCGGTTACTGAACTCCCTGCAACTACCTATAGAGGATCCAAACCACATGCCTGTCACACGTGATCTCTCCCCGGCAAAAAGGGACATGATTCTAGACTGGTTAAATCAGGCTAATAGAAAGTACAGTCCCAGGCAGACGGAGACAACATTATGTCGGTTGAGAGAAAATCTTCAACTAGCACTCCGGTTGGAGTGGACCACGGTCCCTCTGTACTTGAGCGCCTATTACAGCATCAAGGACGGCTTCAACACTGAAGTCGCCAGCCTTCTCAAGAGCATCGTGGTAGAAGAAATGCATCATATGTCGTTGGTGGCCAATATCCTCAATGCCATTGGAGGGACTCCGGTCTTGAACGATCCCCAAGTCATACCTACGTATCCAGGTCCACTACCTGGTGGTTGCAGCCCGGACATTCCCATACGACTTGCCAAATGTTCTCGTGCCCAAATCCGTGACGTCTTCATGGCTGTAGATATGCCTGAATGCAAGGGGCAATTTTTCGATGGGATCAGCATTCCTGAGACAATTGTGTCCTTGAAAAGTTCTTTTCCGTCCAATCAAACGTTGTTCTCTGAATGGGACCAGAACTGCATAACTGGTCCACATGAATGCAAAGATCTATTAAACGATGCGAGCAACAagtgtaagaaaaaaattaataactaTCAAACAGATACCATAGGTGCCATGTACATCCACAAGATATTATGCCCTATGATCAATCTCCACAAGAGTGGCAATCTGACGTTTAGCGGAGACACGACAAAGCAATATCCCTCGCCGTTTTGTGTGACAGATCTGTGCACTGCAATCCTAGTGATACATCAAATTGTCGGCCAGGGAGAAGGTGGCGATCCCTGCAGTCCATTCTACAAAGTGCAAGGAGGCAAAGCTGAACTCAGCCACTATTACAAATTTGCAGAGGTAGTATATGGTAAGGCGTTAGTGGAAGCTAACCATGACAAGTATGATGTCTCCCACAATTTGCAAAACAAGCAAGAGCAGCAGCAGAATTGCGACGGCAGTGATAATAAGCCTGGACACGATTTCTTCACCCCATGTAAAGGACACATTTGCTGTCCTAAGAAATATGAGTTCGCCGGTTCTCCCATACCCTTCTATGAAGACGCAGTGTGGCCAACTCTCCACAACTCACGCTCATCCAAGTACCCGCCCGGCTCCATGGCCCGCAAGATGTCTGACCGCTTCAATGAGAAGTACACCAGTCTGATGAAGTGTCTGCACGAGGTCTTCAATGGACACCCGGACAAGATGAAGCAGTGTTTCGGCCTGATGTCATCCCTGAGTGCAGAAGCCAAGAAAATGGTCCAAACACCGATCGAACCAGACGGCGATCCCCACGTGGGGCCGAATGTGGCCCCTACCTTTGAGTGGTATCCGCCTGTCAACTAA